gATAGAATCAGGCAGTCTAATTTCCATCCAGCCATTCTCAGAGGGGTTCATTTTTCAGCCCCAAGTGGATATCCAAATAGATAATCTCAGATTTGGGGGGAACAATTTCAAGAGAGAAATGTAATGAGTTTTCCCTGTCATGCAATGGAATGTCATCAGTGCCAGGCCTGCCCCAGGAAGCTTATGAAGATGGAGAGGTCCACACTGTAGCAGCAGGACACTGACCAAGAAGGTGAGTCAGCTTCCAAGGCCTTCTGGATTGATTGGCCAGGAAAACTCAGAGTAGAGAATATCTTCAGCTGTTATTTCATGATGACATCCACACATAAAAGCCCCTGAAGATGCTACAAATGAAAGATGTCACAATCTAAGCAACAATGGCAGTCATTTAATAAATCTACATGGGTGCCTCAAGTTGAACTCACTTGTTAATGGTGACTTCTCAGTCTATCCCCAAATTAAAATATATCGTCTAAGTGttacaaacaaaaatttaaaatcatcATAAACTTGGCTCAGAGTTCTGATGGTGAAGCAAAGTGCAGTTCCCTCCTTCTCTCACCTCCTAACTGGAACATGATCTTTATCAAAACGTAGATACCACGGTGTACGGAGATTGACATACAGCCTACTGGCCACATTTGATAAGGCAGAAATGTCCTTTTCAAATCTGAATGTGGCCTTTCTCATCTGATATCACTATACTCCTTCACCTTGCTTGCCTAGGGGGAAAAATGCTATGCTTGAAGGACTTTTCTTATGGGTTTACATCTCACTAGCTGTTGGTCCGACATCTTGCTCACCCAATGAGAATGCAAAAAACACAGACCAAAGGCCTATTAACTGTTCCCCTTACTCACTCAGTGCCCTCTGAGAGCAGAGCTCATTGGCTGGCCTGCCAGTTATCTCTGCCATAGATACTGATTTTAAAAGTATAGGACAAGGTTTCAAAACTCAATAAGACTTAtcagggaagaagggaaagagcaATATGTAACTGTTGGAGGGCATCAGCTTCCAATTTCTCACTTGAGGAGGTAACTTCAGTTCAGCCCCTAATCCAGCCCAGTACCAGCCTCGGTGGTGAGGTCAGCCCAGAGGTACTGCTAGCTCTTAAGAGAAATATGTGCAGTGACTGAGCTTCTGGACAGAGTTCAGCCAGCCTTGAACCTGAGAAGAGGTGCACAGGGCTAAAAATAGGTCCTATGCTTTCTTTGTTTCTCAAACAAGATAGTTGTCCTTGAAGGTCTGAAAGTGTTGATACCTTGATGGGTTTTGCCTTGAGCAGGGCTCCTGTGAAGATGCCCTTTTTGGAAAAAGCACCAAAAATCTGTCAGCAGGTTATGTtaatcctcctttctctctccagtTGGAAAGAACCACTTGATGTTCTAAATAACTGAAATAAGATCAGATTGGTTTATTGCTTCTGCTTGCGTACAGACAGGAGAAGAGCAAGGCTGAGCACTGGGGTGGGTGGTGGATGAGGAGGACTATGGAAAGGGGAGGAGTGCCTCAAAGCTGCTGTTCAGCAGTGGAGGGACAATGAGGAAGGCAGGCATCAAGAAGCGCAGCGGTCAAGTGGGCATGATGGCCGCCCTACATGggtccttctctctcctcctgggaTTCCCCCCTTATCTTCTCTATACTCTGGCCCCAGctgaagaaggagagtgaagcTAAGCTAGAGGTGTTTTTTACGAATGTCCCACTGACTTAAGTACTGCAAGTTTAGAATGTAGTTCTGCCTATGTGTGAGGCTTTTCTCTATGATGACATCCTGTTCATGAACTCTGACACTGGAAGGAGAGCAGATCACTATCACACACctaaatgaatattcagcacaTTTCACTGAGGTAACCCTCAGCTCAGCTCCCATCCTCCCCAACTACTGAATTTATAAATCAGAGGCAGGACAGTGGAGTCCCAAATTAATAAAAGCCAGACCCAGAAAGTCGTCTTGAATTGTGCCAGTCTCAGAGTTTGCTCTTGAGAATACATTCTGATTTTCTATGCTGGTGTACGGAGCCATCTGGGACAGGTCTACAGGGATTCAGGGAAAGCATGGGTAAATTTACCCACTTGGATATCTAAGTGTACGTTAGTTTGCATTTCCAAACCTGCTTCTACTCTGGATAGTACACTTTTACAAAGCTTATCAGAAAACTGGTCTAAAAGAACACATGCtttaaagagcattaaaaagcaTGAAGTAAATAGGAGGCCTTCAAACCTCAATAGCAACATTTGTCAACATTGGCAAAAGGTTTCTCTTTCAAAAGATATTCTCACATCCGCCTCTTAACAGCACTAGATAATGGCAGTGGGGGAGTGATGCAACATGTTTAAGCCCCACATATCACTGGAGGCCAGCATTTCATCCTTTTCCCTTACCTGAACTTTCCCTGCCTGCTCAAGTAGGCTTATTTAAATGTCAGCTCTTGTCCTTCCCCTGACCTCTCTTCTGGAAAATGGCCTAATTAATAAATGGTCAAAAGgctaaagaaagagaagaagaggcCAAAATAAGCCCAAACTTGGATAATCTCTGCCTGGAATATAGGCAAGGAGCCTTTGTAATAACTTCCAGATGAATCATGACATTTTCTCAGGTACCAGCAGGCGAACTGATGTCATTCTATTTGCCTTCCACTTCTTCCATCCAGAATCACTGATCTCCGCTGGGGCTGGTAAAAACAGCTTGTTGAGGTCTCCAGTCTCTGGCCATTCTTAGGGATGGTCATTTTATTCCTAAGTGTAACCCCTTCTGGTGTGACCCATGTGTTTTCTGCCAACTCCCCGCAAAGCAGGCCAGGGGAAATTGTCTGCGTGGGACTTCTGATAGGGGACAGCAGGACCTTGGAATCTGTCCCTGTAGATGAGGGGGGTGGGTGGTCCATAATGGGGAAAGGAGGACTGAATAAGATTAGGCTCTGAGGTCTTCCTGGTCTAGACCTATGGAAAGGCTTAGAACCCCCTGATGAGCGCTCTATTTTTGAAGAAAGAAGGTTGTCCCCAGATGGCTCTGTCTCTGATGTGCGCTTTCTACACTGCACTACTGCATCCTGAGTGGTCAGCAGGTTGGTCAAACCTGGTTCTGGAGAAAGGGTGGGTCCCTCGCACACATGAGATGCAGTGGTATCCACTGGCAAGGACTCAATGGCTCCTGTATCTTGCTTTGGCTTTTCTTCCTTTGGGCTTTCCAAGGAGGAAAGAGAATCATCTTTGCTAAGTCTCTGAGAGGTCCCACCAGTGGAGCCAGGTTCCTCTTGGTTCCTCTCCAGGGGCTGAGCCCCACTCTCCTCTGAGCTCTGAGAGGGCAGGGGCTGTGGGATCTGAGTGTACTGAATCTTGGGTGGGATGACTGGGACTGCCCTGGCCTGGCACATTTTGACCATGAAGGAGGTTCTCACAGCTGACACACTCACAGGAGCTGAGTTACGGCGGCCCGTCAGGGCATGAGCAACCATGTCCAGGTCCTGAGAGTCCTGGGAGTAAACCCTCCAGGGGTCTACTTTACCATGAGATGAGGTCAGCCATGTGACCTTTGGGTCTCCTGGCTCAGAGAGTTGCACTTCAGGTGACCCAAATGAGGCTGCATTCTCAAACCGGAAGAGGTCAGTGATGGGAACGGTGGAGTCCAAGTTGAGAGACGAAGGCCTATTTTTCCCCTTCGCGGCCCCACCCTCACTGCTCTTGAGCTGGAACTTAGGGGGATGCTCTCCAGGTGAGGTGTGGTCCTGCACACCAGGTGAGTTCTCCTTGCTGCTTTCTGGCTCAGGATCACCACCATGCTCAACCTGAGGGTTGTGTGGCCCCAAGTGTGTCCCCAGTTGCTTTCCTTCTGCTAGACTGACAGGGCTGGATTCTGCTGATGTGGGCTGCAAACCACCTGGTGCCTGCTGCTTAGGAGGAACCTCTGTCCTTTTCAGGCCAGAAAACTCTTGAAAGGACCTCATGGCTTTCTCATTCCACCCAGTAATCTCACTCCTGGGTGCCAAGGGCTGCAGGGGGTTGGAATTCCTCTCTGCTTCAAGATCAGCACAACTGCTGGAGGAGGAACCCTTGAGAGTCCACTGGCTCTTAACCATGGTTTTGCCATCTAGAGAATGACTCTGGCGAAGGCTGGGTCTGTGAGAAAGCCTCTTTTCTAGTCGGTGGCCCTGGGGGCCCTGCATTTGGGTCTCTTGTATATCTTTAAGGGTGGGTGAGTGCAGGGGGCTTGTCACCCACTGGGGCTCCTCCCAGGGCTCCACCATCTCCAGGCCATGCTGGGCAATGTCTGTCACAGTGTCATCGTCATCACAGTCTGAGGGCTCCTGTACTGAGTGGgcagcatcctcctctccttgTGGGGAAATCTCAGCCTCCCTGGTTGGGCTAGGAGAACTAGAGCCTTTGCTCTCAGGAGCAGCACTCTTTgaattttgcttttcactttcttctgaaGAGGCCTTGTCTCCCTGACAAAGACTGGGGATCCCAGTGCTGCCTTTGGGCTTCAGCTGGTCTGCATATGGATTGGTTCTCAAATTCCCAGATGAGTCTTCTCTCTCAGGGCCACTCTTCAATAGCTGGACTCGAGGTTCCTCCTCTAAAGGTGTTGGAGGGGGAGCAGCAGGTGGGAGCAGAGGAGACAGATTCCCTGGGACTCCCACTTCCATCCTTGCTTGTGGAGAAGACTTCTCCAGTGGAActatttccagaggagtcaggctggCAGGGTCTGGGCGCTGGCCCTTTTCCGGCTCTGGCTCAGATCTAGGGAGGATGCTGGCTGTCTCCAGCTTTTCTCTATTGGCTGCTGTGGAAGGGCCCGGTGTGCTCTGATTGGTTGGATTCTTAGTCCACTCCTCCAGAGGGGTGGAGACTGGAGCTGGGGTGGAGCTCCCAGGGGGCTCCGGGGAAGCAAAAGGCCCTGGACTAGATTCAAGAATAGGCTGAGTTGGGCTGATCTTTAGAGCAGGTGGTGCCAAGGAGGAGAGTTCCTCCTCAGATTCAATAATTTTCAGCTCCTGTTGAATCTCAGGCCAGATCAGGGCGTTGACCAGATCATCTTCATCCTGAAAAACATCAAGGAACTGATTACTTTAGAACCAAAGACACTGGGCGCAGTTTCCCAGGGACAGAAGGGACTGCACTACGAGCGGCGCTACCCCAGCACACAAAGGATACAGCATTAATGGTAACTGAGGATGTTTATTCATGCTTACGGTGCACCACAACACACATTAAACGTATCTTCTTAATTGTCCCAAGAACCCTAAAAGATAAATGCTACGGTAATTACTCCCATTTTGGAGATGAGGCAACCTATGTTCAAACAGATAGACATTTTGCCAAAGTCACATAGCAGCAGATCAGGATTGAAATCCAGGTTAGTCTACACCAGAACATAAGCACTTAATCCCTGTTGATTGTTGCCTTGTGAAACCAACCCAATCCCTGATCTCATATAACTTCAGATTGATCCAATGGCTCATAAGAATGAGGTTCTCCCAATGGAATGAAATGTTAACTCTTGCCCTGACACCTGATTTCCAAATAAATACAGCTATCCCTTCTCACtactgaaaaaatacatatttcacatggaaaaaagatatggtacatattaagaatgaaaaacagcaaaatgggacttcctggtggtacagtggttaagaacccacctgccaatgtaggggacataggtttaattcctggtatgggaagattccacatgccatgggcaaCTAacacctgtgtgccacagctactgagcccaagcactgcaactaccAAGGCCCctatgcctagagcctgtgcgccacaaaaAGAGatgccaccgcagtgagaagccataATGAAGAGGAGCCCCTACTCACCATGATTAGGGAAAGCCCAGGTGCCGCaacaaaaaatagataataataaaatagttgtTCTTTTTTAAGCTATAAAATTCTGAGCAAATCAGAAGAGTTTCCATTGCCCTTAGGTTAAGCTCCAAATCCCTTCCAAGCAACCCTGCATGACGTGACCCACACTttgctctgagcctcactttctctAGTCCATGTTCCCATTCTCCAGCCTTGTTTTTGTTCCTTGAATGTTCTGTGCTCTTTCCCATTTCAGATTCACGGCACATCTTACTCTTCTGCCTGGGAGTCTCTCCCTCCCTATTCTGCTCCCTACCCCTTTCTCCTAGCTTAAGCTTTGAATAGAAACATCTATTCTTCAGAGATGCCTTCCCtgagccccctcctccctctgactAGGTTGGGCCCTCCTGTGACATGCTCCCACAGAAGCCATATCTCCATAGCATCCCAGAAAAGACATGGTTCATGATCTTTCTATCTATTAAGCTGTCAGCTCCAAGAAGACAGAGATGGTGATCATCTTGTACACTGCAGTGATCCCAGTGCTCAGCAGTGTGTCTCACACAATATAGGTAtttaatacatgtttttaaatgaatgaattgttGCTTTCACTTGTTCTCATGAATCCAGCCTGGTTCTCCTAGCATAAACTTCATCTGCTTCTCAAAGCAATGTCATTCGTACTTTATCCCTCCCAGAATTCAATCCCCAAAATAATCTTTGCATCTTTCTGCTTCTATAAATACAAACATAACTTACAGGAACCCTTAATCAGCCCTCCGGAGGCCACTGTGGTAGCCCTGCACTGCCCTAACTTCTAGCCCATAAGCCTTTTATACCCGTCCCAGAGACCAAGTTCCTGAAAGCTACTTAAAAGGCAAAGTTCTTTTCTCCTCTGGCATACTTCTCCAGGTCACACTCAGGTCACCAGAGCTATTTCCCAAATGCAAGACTCCTCTCTCGGTGTCCCTGGAAAACCTCCTCAACTTCAGCATGAGCAATGATATCCCTTCCCCCAGAACCTTGGAAAATCCCACCTCTGAAAGGTGGAAAAGGTTCAGCATGCTCTGACATCATGCTTAAAGTTCTCCAGAGCCATAGGAGGAAGGAATAGATCCTGAAAATATTACAGAAGATTTTTATAAACAAGCATAGATAACTGTCTATCCAGAATGTCTGGAAGAGAGTTGGCTCCCATGAGTGGTCATCATGTTTGGGACCAGGACATGACAAGCAGGTTTTATCCTGATTTCTGGATTGAATGTCATTACATTCCCAGGACAAATTACTGATTTATGGTGACTTCAGGTCAGAAATATTTAGAGCTGAGTTTGTCCTAGGGAATTTGAGCTGAATGGTTACTTATTATCACCACAGGACCCCTGAAAAGTTCactgcaggaaaaagaaaaaatcccagACCTGATCAGAATGCTGTGCTCTTTGGCAGAAACTGGTTcttcaaacaaataaacaaacagcaacaaaaaacttTAAACTGTACCAAGAGcccttgagaaaaagaaaaccctaCTGACTGGACCAGGCCATGAGTCTACCTTACCATCTCATGGAGAAACACTGCTTCGGCTCTGGCCCCGGGGTTCTCTTGAAGAGCACTGGCCGCCACCTGGCTggtctctcccctctcctccaccaCCTTCTCTGCATCCAGCTTCTTCTCTAGTTCACTTGAATTCTGAGAGCCTAGGGGGCTTTCTGAGGTTTTCTTCTCCTCCACTTGGGTGCCTTGCTCCAGGGGAAGGTCTTTGCTGCATTCCACTGTTCTCACCGTGTCTGGTCCTGGCTTGGTATTCTCGAGAGCTGCCTTCTTAGGTACAGATGCTGCAATGAGGATAAGAGTTATCAGCTGAAGGAGACTCCATGTCAAGAGAGGCCATTCCCAGCACAGTCATAGTCTTGGACTAGCTCTGCTACACAAGGATGGAAGGGATTCTCCCAGCTCACTACTCCCCTCACATTCTTTACTCTTTCCTCCTATCAATGATCTGTCCTCATATCCCAGAGTCTCAGACTGCTGGAAGTGGGAGGGACCTCGAAGATCATCTAGTCCAGTTGTTTTCAACTGGGAACCATTTACTCCTCCCCTCTcgaggggacatttggcaatgtctggagacacttCTTGTTGTTGCAACCAGGTGGGGGAAGTGGCTACTGACATCTAGTGGGTGGAAGCCAGGAACACTTCTAAATATCCTACAAAGCATAAGACAAACCCCCACAAAGAGTTACCcagtccaaaatgtcaatagtgttgAGGATGAGAAACCTGGTACTAATCCAATCTTTTGCTTGCTGTCTAAGGTCACAGAAATCTTATCTACACTAAGCTACAAAGATGTATTATGATTATAACTGCAGCTTCCTATGTGACTCTTTTCAGGGATTACATGCACAGTCACTTGGATATATATTTACATCTAAAGTGATTAAGCTCTGATCTTAAACAGTAGAGAGAGACAGTAGAGGCAGCAGATCTCATGTTTGGCCGCTACTGCCTTTCATGAAGAAGGTCCTATTTCACCATACAAGGCTGTTTCCACAGTGTAGGATAAAGTCTCCATGCCTTGCATGTGCTGGTTATACAGAAGATGCTCAGTGATATTATTTGCATTGGAATTAAAGAAGTCTGAGTTCAAATGTTAATTTTTCAATGAATCTTGTAATCTGGGTACATGGCATAatactatataataatatattacagGACTGTTGTGAAGATAAAGAAGATTAGGGAGGCAAAGCACCCAGTATAGAGTCTGACATAGAGTACAAGCTCAGAAAAGTTTATTGATTAAGAACAAATTCTTTTCATTGCCACTAGTTATGCTGGTGACTTAACTCAAGGCTTCTGACCACATGATGGCCTTGAAGCTCAGTCAGACCCAGTAACAGCATCCTGATGTTGGAACTAATAACACTTCAGACCTGACAACAGTGCTATCTTCTCCTGCCCATCACTTAGCAGACTtgttttttgaaatttaatttagtCTTTGAATATGTAAAACAACTACAGAgttgaaaagttaaaattatatgaATCAATGACCTCAGAAAAGTTTAGCTTTCATTCCTGTGTTGCTTCCAGTCTGTTCCACACCCTGTCTCCTGTGGATAACCATTTTTATTAGTTTCTAGTTTATTCTGCCATAGTTCATTTCTGCATAGATAAGCAAATACTTGTACCATCTATTTTTTATTCCCCACCTTTATTACACAAATGTGTAATATGATCTATATTACACATGTGATCTATACTGTTCTTGCTTTGCATTTTTTTACTTAAGAACCTATCTTGAAGTCTATGCCATGTTAGTACATAATGAAATTGACTGTTCTTTaggatgtgggcttcccttgtggctcagctggtaaagaatccacctgcaatgcaggagacctgggtttgatccctgggttgggaaaaccccctggagaagggaaagactacctactccagtattctggcctagagaatcccatggactgcatagtccatggggtcacgaagagatgggcatgactgagcaactttcactttctttaggaTGTGGCTGAGTTTGAGTTCCCCTCAAAATAGAGCCTTAGTCAAGGTCCTGGCAGCAGGCAGCTTATTTGAAAGGTGGTCCCTGGAAACAGGAGTGAGGAGGTGAGACAGagatggaggaaatggcaataaaGTGGTTACCACAACCAGAGCAACCAGAATGCAGTCCTTGGTGACCCTCTGAAGAACCGTGAGTAAACGTGCCACATAGTTATTCCACCAAGGGTGGGCAGCAGGCTCATTAGTCCACTGACTCCCATTGCCTACTGGTTGACAGCTGCCTTAGTTAAACTCCACACTTCTGGGTTTGCTTGAGCAAGGGCTGGGTAAGAGTCTCCCTTCAGAAAAAGCCCTGAGGCAGAAAACCAGAAACACAAGGCAGACACTTGAGACAGAATACCATCTGTGTGCAAAGAAACTATCCCTCACAGATGCATAAGAGTCTGAGGAAGTGGTGCAGGGCTCACAAAGCTATGAACCGCATGGAATTCAACAATGGGAATGCATCCTAGTTATTCAATCCATCCCCTAAAGATGACATTTGAGGTGTATCCTgtcttttgctattataaataatgccatGATATGCATACACATTTTGTGCTTGTGCAGCTACTTATTTAGGACAAATTCTTGGAAGTGAAACTTCTTGATAAAAGGGTAATGTATCagtgattttaagaaaatattttcttccccttttaCTAAGATCTCTTGGTTGGATGTTGGCCAGTGTCTCTTTCTGCAAAGCTTGGGATCTTCCATTTGTTGACCGTAGACTCTTAAAGTGAGGGGTGGAAGAAAGGCCTGCATTTCATGTGAGCTTGTTCAGGTCACTCTCTGTCCTGCTCAGAGCCCTCCTCAGTCTGGCCCAGCCACATGtccactcccctcccaccccctgggGTAGACGCTGAGCAGACCCAGTACCCCTGACCGGCCTTATACTCCCCTGCTCTGGTCCTTCCTGAGATTCAAACCTTCCCCATTTCAAGACATTAACCTAATAACATATCTTTTGGAGCATCCCCAGACCATGCTCTCCTTCTCCACTTCCTGCAGCATTCACTGTTATTACCTGTGTGTGGCTAAGCCATCAGGTTACCATTTTCTTTCCACTCGTATGTGACACCCATCCCTGGGTTAAGCTTCTTAGCACAGAGGCAGTACCTATGTCAAGAAACTATCATGTAAGGGACTAGGAGTCCAGGTCTTGTTGTGGCTGGATACCTGTAAGCAATAAAGGAGTCTCTGTAGctcaaaagaggaggagaggcaTCGTCAGATTGCCAGCATGGGATGCTTTATATATGAAGTGGGTGACCATGGAGATAGAGACTTCTAATGTCCCCTAGTGTCCTTTCTCTTGCTTATTTTGAAAT
This window of the Dama dama isolate Ldn47 chromosome 19, ASM3311817v1, whole genome shotgun sequence genome carries:
- the ARHGAP31 gene encoding rho GTPase-activating protein 31; protein product: MKNKGAKQKLKRKGAASAFGCDLTEYLESSGQDVPYVLKSCAEFIETHGIVDGIYRLSGVTSNIQRLRQEFGSDQCPDLTREVYLQDIHCVGSLCKLYFRELPNPLLTYELYEKFTEAVSHCPEEGQLARIQNVIQELPPSHYRTLEYLIRHLAHIASFSSKTNMHARNLALVWAPNLLRSKEIEATGCNGDAAFLAVRVQQVVIEFILNHVDQIFNNGTPGSLENDENRPIMKSLTLPALSLPMKLVSLEEAQARSLATNHPARKERRENSLPEIVPPMGTLFHTVLELPDNKRKLSSKSKKWKSIFNLGRSGSDSKSKLSRNGSVFVRGQRLSVEKATIRPAKSMDSLCSVPVEGKETKGNFGRTVTTGGFFIPAAKMHSTSTGSSCDLSKQEGEWGQEGMPAGAEGGFDVSGDRSQLQGAQARAPPEQLKVFRPIEDPESEQTAPKMLGMFYTSNDSPSRSVFTSSLFQMEPSPRHQRKALNISKPFAVSVPLRVSAVISTNSTPCRTPPKELQSLSSLEEFSFQGSESGEWPEEEKPLSAETSTASVPKKAALENTKPGPDTVRTVECSKDLPLEQGTQVEEKKTSESPLGSQNSSELEKKLDAEKVVEERGETSQVAASALQENPGARAEAVFLHEMDEDDLVNALIWPEIQQELKIIESEEELSSLAPPALKISPTQPILESSPGPFASPEPPGSSTPAPVSTPLEEWTKNPTNQSTPGPSTAANREKLETASILPRSEPEPEKGQRPDPASLTPLEIVPLEKSSPQARMEVGVPGNLSPLLPPAAPPPTPLEEEPRVQLLKSGPEREDSSGNLRTNPYADQLKPKGSTGIPSLCQGDKASSEESEKQNSKSAAPESKGSSSPSPTREAEISPQGEEDAAHSVQEPSDCDDDDTVTDIAQHGLEMVEPWEEPQWVTSPLHSPTLKDIQETQMQGPQGHRLEKRLSHRPSLRQSHSLDGKTMVKSQWTLKGSSSSSCADLEAERNSNPLQPLAPRSEITGWNEKAMRSFQEFSGLKRTEVPPKQQAPGGLQPTSAESSPVSLAEGKQLGTHLGPHNPQVEHGGDPEPESSKENSPGVQDHTSPGEHPPKFQLKSSEGGAAKGKNRPSSLNLDSTVPITDLFRFENAASFGSPEVQLSEPGDPKVTWLTSSHGKVDPWRVYSQDSQDLDMVAHALTGRRNSAPVSVSAVRTSFMVKMCQARAVPVIPPKIQYTQIPQPLPSQSSEESGAQPLERNQEEPGSTGGTSQRLSKDDSLSSLESPKEEKPKQDTGAIESLPVDTTASHVCEGPTLSPEPGLTNLLTTQDAVVQCRKRTSETEPSGDNLLSSKIERSSGGSKPFHRSRPGRPQSLILFSPPFPIMDHPPPSSTGTDSKVLLSPIRSPTQTISPGLLCGELAENTWVTPEGVTLRNKMTIPKNGQRLETSTSCFYQPQRRSVILDGRSGRQIE